Proteins from one Deltaproteobacteria bacterium genomic window:
- a CDS encoding UvrD-helicase domain-containing protein, whose protein sequence is MAARVVNILRHGGPNGVSPENIVAFTFTDKAAAELKDRITRMYQAEFGHVQGLAGMYVGTIHGFCLDLLQRYLFQYLLHERLYLCRELLAETGSIFVQISDENVHRARALLDEVFGTSNFVSSITFFKTTSQSSDFLSSPVDYLLWYAKEKTRCSYRQLYREKELGGEGAGQYAWAELPDGTRRRLTESEFDGSTPLPDGAQVFRPDNLFSTRQGRAHEIWSVDLDGQEYWPAAASTWKTNREGMEQLRQARRLIPIGKTLCYVRYLDDFRAFPITNVWPDTVISGFAGDKYYVVQTSPKVVARCIAMTTAPGDLVVDITCGGGTTVYCAELLARRWITCDTSRVALNVTRRRLLSALFPAYVLKGDRVSAGLRYRELQRVTMGSITSGREPERVELADVPIEDNSAIRVCGPFEVMTLGRYSAEDWKGSVVREAADGYGEPAKLENYIGVICRLYRKDATIQGASGLVHAIAESEQHKIAISVGPLTGRVTAKQINDAVQDALASGILEVHVLGWAFEANVGEIKSQIEKRGKVKVELIMIRPDTLAEGLKATQPEMLFSPLALPDVKVSFTNGKGKPKEAVVTLDGVGVFDRKKRTTDYYRADSGYVAAWYLDEDYDGDCFVDCQMFFDFKKAPNIKAALKAEVDPEEFKLQLTSQPFPVRGYKRIAVKVVDVYGNESTVVKDLNGR, encoded by the coding sequence GTGGCGGCGCGCGTGGTCAACATCCTTCGTCACGGCGGGCCAAACGGGGTCTCACCCGAAAACATCGTCGCGTTCACTTTCACCGACAAGGCGGCCGCAGAACTGAAGGACCGCATCACGCGAATGTACCAAGCCGAGTTCGGACATGTTCAAGGCCTCGCCGGCATGTACGTGGGCACCATCCACGGCTTCTGCCTCGACCTCTTGCAGCGGTACCTCTTCCAGTACCTCCTACACGAGCGATTGTACCTGTGTCGTGAGCTCTTAGCAGAAACGGGCAGCATCTTCGTTCAGATCAGCGACGAGAACGTGCATCGAGCACGTGCTCTGCTCGACGAGGTTTTCGGTACAAGCAACTTCGTGTCCTCGATCACTTTCTTCAAGACGACCAGCCAGTCGAGCGACTTCCTCTCGTCTCCCGTTGACTACCTGCTCTGGTACGCGAAAGAGAAGACGAGGTGCTCGTACCGTCAGCTGTATCGCGAGAAGGAACTTGGCGGCGAGGGAGCAGGGCAGTATGCATGGGCGGAGTTGCCTGACGGCACCCGCCGCCGCCTGACAGAATCTGAGTTCGACGGGTCAACCCCGTTGCCCGATGGCGCCCAGGTGTTTCGGCCGGACAACCTCTTCAGTACTCGGCAGGGCCGAGCACACGAGATCTGGTCGGTCGATCTCGACGGCCAGGAGTATTGGCCAGCTGCAGCGTCGACGTGGAAAACCAATCGAGAGGGGATGGAGCAGCTCCGGCAGGCCAGGCGTCTCATCCCTATCGGCAAGACCCTCTGCTATGTGCGTTACCTCGATGATTTCAGGGCATTTCCGATCACGAACGTGTGGCCGGACACGGTCATAAGTGGCTTCGCGGGAGACAAGTACTACGTGGTTCAGACGAGTCCCAAGGTCGTCGCTCGCTGTATCGCAATGACGACGGCCCCAGGCGACCTGGTCGTCGATATCACCTGCGGAGGTGGTACGACCGTATACTGTGCGGAGCTGCTGGCCCGCCGCTGGATCACATGCGACACCTCGCGCGTCGCGCTCAACGTGACTCGGAGGCGGCTGCTCTCAGCGCTTTTCCCAGCTTATGTGCTCAAGGGTGATCGCGTCTCCGCTGGTCTTCGATACCGCGAACTTCAACGTGTGACCATGGGGAGCATCACCTCAGGTCGCGAACCCGAGCGTGTCGAACTTGCAGATGTTCCTATCGAGGACAATTCCGCGATCCGAGTGTGCGGCCCCTTTGAGGTCATGACGCTAGGCCGGTACTCGGCTGAGGACTGGAAGGGCTCTGTTGTTCGCGAAGCGGCTGATGGCTACGGCGAGCCGGCGAAGCTGGAGAACTACATCGGCGTCATCTGCCGGCTGTACCGCAAGGACGCGACGATCCAGGGTGCCAGCGGTCTGGTCCACGCGATCGCCGAGTCGGAGCAGCACAAGATTGCGATCTCCGTCGGCCCGCTGACCGGCCGGGTGACGGCGAAGCAGATCAACGACGCCGTGCAGGACGCGCTCGCCTCCGGCATCCTGGAGGTGCACGTCCTCGGCTGGGCCTTCGAGGCCAACGTTGGCGAGATCAAGTCGCAGATCGAGAAGCGCGGGAAGGTCAAGGTCGAGCTGATCATGATCCGGCCGGACACGCTCGCTGAGGGACTGAAGGCGACGCAGCCGGAGATGCTGTTCTCGCCCCTCGCGCTGCCCGACGTGAAGGTCAGCTTCACCAACGGGAAGGGAAAGCCAAAGGAAGCCGTCGTCACCTTGGACGGCGTCGGGGTCTTCGACCGCAAGAAGCGCACGACCGACTACTACCGCGCCGACTCGGGCTACGTCGCCGCCTGGTATCTCGACGAGGACTACGACGGCGACTGCTTCGTCGACTGCCAGATGTTCTTCGACTTCAAGAAGGCGCCGAACATCAAGGCGGCGCTGAAGGCCGAGGTCGACCCCGAGGAGTTCAAGCTCCAGCTTACCTCGCAGCCGTTCCCCGTCCGCGGCTACAAGCGCATCGCCGTGAAGGTGGTCGACGTGTATGGCAACGAGTCGACCGTGGTGAAGGACCTGAACGGGCGATGA
- a CDS encoding nucleotidyltransferase domain-containing protein: MAPQRSTPRAELTAFCEQLRRARIRPERLLLFGSWARGEQREESDIDLIVVSRDFARLGDLRRLETLGIAAGRAGVSVEAHGYTPEEFAAPEPTSFLAMVLSQKTVDIPVPRARRTAGKALRRRRAAA, encoded by the coding sequence ATGGCTCCGCAAAGATCTACGCCTCGCGCAGAGCTGACGGCGTTCTGCGAACAACTGCGGCGCGCACGCATCCGGCCAGAGCGTTTGCTCCTGTTTGGGTCGTGGGCGCGTGGCGAGCAACGCGAAGAGAGCGACATCGATCTCATCGTCGTCTCCCGCGACTTCGCGCGGCTCGGCGACCTCCGTCGCCTGGAGACCCTTGGCATTGCGGCGGGGCGTGCGGGGGTCTCGGTGGAAGCGCATGGCTACACGCCTGAAGAGTTTGCCGCACCGGAACCGACCAGCTTTCTCGCAATGGTGTTGTCGCAGAAGACGGTCGACATTCCCGTTCCTCGCGCACGGCGTACCGCCGGGAAGGCGCTGCGGCGCCGGCGCGCAGCCGCCTGA
- a CDS encoding DUF2283 domain-containing protein, which produces MNKIKVIHDVVGHTLTVWLDDPRKEHICEETTDEVVLMKDDTGGVIGFELLHYRPAEPATGLAVETIVQTGT; this is translated from the coding sequence ATGAACAAGATCAAGGTGATTCACGACGTCGTCGGTCACACCCTGACTGTCTGGCTGGATGACCCGAGGAAGGAGCACATCTGCGAAGAGACCACTGACGAGGTCGTGCTGATGAAGGACGACACCGGGGGAGTCATCGGTTTTGAGTTGCTGCACTACCGCCCAGCGGAGCCCGCGACCGGGCTTGCGGTAGAAACGATCGTGCAGACGGGTACGTGA
- a CDS encoding DUF1016 family protein — MKAVVAKRRSTALQVTGLHRVLPEIQALIEASREHVVSTANLTLVWLYWNVGRVITEDIQKNRRRAGYGDQLLRGLAMALIRRYGRGFSHSNLNDARRFFEAFEILQPVAVKSGADAICPPLASKSVSSRISQPAAVKSSRSRIWRPVVAKSGDRINIDFAKDSRLGWSHHRILLSVEAGLKRRFYFDQAAQQRWSKRELQRQIDRALFERVALSRDTRALVRLEKERGPVETVRYEDAFKDPYLLDFLGLKGAYSEKDLEAAIIRNLEQFLTELGSDFCFIARQFAMRIDGDDYFLDLLFYHRALRCLVAIDLKIGPFTAADKGQMDLYLSWLKQHDWRESENEPVGLILCTSKKRQHVELLLGHGPHKMQVSEYLPPKRLLEDRLKLYSRMLAAEEP, encoded by the coding sequence ATGAAGGCAGTCGTCGCCAAACGCCGCTCCACTGCACTGCAAGTGACCGGTCTCCACCGCGTCCTGCCGGAGATCCAGGCGCTCATCGAAGCATCGCGCGAACATGTCGTTTCCACCGCCAACCTGACGCTCGTCTGGCTGTACTGGAACGTCGGACGGGTCATCACCGAGGACATCCAGAAGAACCGGAGACGCGCCGGTTACGGCGACCAGCTTTTGCGCGGCCTGGCGATGGCCTTGATTCGCCGATACGGCAGGGGCTTTTCGCACAGCAACCTGAACGACGCGCGCCGGTTCTTCGAGGCTTTCGAGATTTTACAGCCGGTGGCTGTAAAATCTGGCGCCGACGCAATTTGCCCGCCACTGGCTAGCAAATCCGTTTCGAGCAGGATTTCACAGCCAGCGGCTGTGAAATCTTCGAGGTCCCGGATTTGGCGCCCAGTGGTGGCCAAATCGGGAGATCGCATCAACATCGACTTCGCCAAGGACTCGCGCCTTGGCTGGTCGCACCATCGCATCCTTCTCTCCGTCGAGGCGGGCCTGAAGCGCCGGTTCTACTTCGACCAGGCCGCGCAGCAGCGCTGGTCGAAGCGCGAGCTGCAGCGCCAAATCGACCGCGCCCTGTTCGAGCGCGTCGCCTTGTCGCGCGACACCCGCGCCCTCGTCCGCCTCGAGAAGGAACGCGGCCCGGTCGAGACGGTCCGCTACGAGGACGCCTTCAAAGACCCCTACCTGCTCGACTTCCTCGGCCTCAAGGGCGCGTACTCCGAGAAAGACCTCGAAGCCGCCATCATCCGCAACCTCGAGCAGTTCCTCACCGAGCTGGGCAGCGACTTCTGCTTCATCGCCCGCCAGTTCGCCATGCGGATCGACGGCGATGACTACTTCCTCGACCTGCTTTTCTATCATCGCGCCCTGCGCTGCCTGGTGGCCATCGATCTGAAGATCGGCCCGTTCACCGCCGCGGACAAAGGGCAGATGGATCTGTACCTTTCCTGGCTCAAGCAGCACGACTGGCGCGAGAGTGAGAACGAGCCGGTGGGCCTCATCCTCTGCACCTCGAAGAAGCGCCAGCACGTCGAGCTGCTACTAGGCCACGGTCCGCACAAGATGCAGGTATCCGAGTACCTGCCGCCGAAGCGCCTGCTGGAAGACCGCCTCAAACTCTACAGCCGTATGCTTGCGGCGGAAGAACCGTGA
- a CDS encoding HEPN domain-containing protein produces the protein MKKTTANWLASADYDVQTAEAMLRSKRYVYVVFMCHLALEKTVKGLWAEAKNDTPPRIHDLLYFVRGLDLTLAARDGDFVAAINRASVPTRYPEDLAKMVGLYPYRTARSYLSKTKRVIKWLRKDLRLAQS, from the coding sequence ATGAAGAAGACGACAGCCAACTGGCTCGCCAGCGCCGACTACGACGTGCAGACGGCCGAGGCAATGCTGAGGTCGAAGCGCTACGTCTACGTCGTCTTCATGTGCCACCTGGCGCTTGAGAAGACCGTGAAGGGGCTGTGGGCGGAGGCCAAGAACGACACGCCTCCGCGCATCCATGACCTGCTCTATTTTGTGCGCGGACTCGATCTCACTTTGGCGGCGCGCGATGGCGACTTTGTTGCAGCCATCAACCGGGCCAGCGTGCCGACGCGGTATCCGGAGGATCTGGCCAAGATGGTGGGGCTGTATCCGTATCGGACGGCACGGTCCTACCTCTCGAAGACGAAACGGGTGATCAAATGGCTCCGCAAAGATCTACGCCTCGCGCAGAGCTGA
- a CDS encoding UvrD-helicase domain-containing protein, with protein MDYPQAQRAAIDVLDRNFQIIACAGSGKTRVVAARVVNIVRQGAANGIAPENTVAFTFTDKAAAELKDRITRVYQAEFGHVQGLAGMYVGTIHGFASTSCSGTRLRATLRPPRRSHRDSQP; from the coding sequence ATGGACTACCCCCAGGCACAGCGGGCAGCAATAGACGTCCTGGACCGCAACTTCCAGATCATCGCCTGTGCCGGTTCCGGCAAGACGCGCGTCGTCGCCGCACGGGTTGTGAACATCGTTCGCCAAGGTGCGGCGAACGGCATCGCGCCCGAGAACACCGTCGCCTTTACGTTCACAGACAAGGCCGCCGCCGAACTCAAGGACCGCATCACCCGCGTGTACCAAGCCGAGTTCGGACACGTTCAAGGCCTTGCCGGCATGTACGTCGGCACGATCCACGGTTTTGCCTCGACGTCTTGCAGCGGCACTCGGCTACGAGCAACGCTTCGGCCGCCGCGCCGATCTCATCGAGATTCACAACCTTGA